In Thunnus thynnus chromosome 20, fThuThy2.1, whole genome shotgun sequence, a single window of DNA contains:
- the cops3 gene encoding COP9 signalosome complex subunit 3 produces the protein MASALEQFVNNVRQLSAQGQMTQLCELINKSGELLAKNLSHLDTVLGALDIQEHSLGVLAVLFVKFSMPNIPDFETLFSQVQLFISTCNGEHIRYATDTFAGLCHQLTNALVERKQPLRGVVVLKQAIDKMQMNTNQLTSVHADLCQLCLLAKCFKPALPFLELDMMDICKENGAYDAKHFLCYYYYGGMIYTGLKNFERALYFYEQAITTPAMAVSHIMLEAYKKYILVSLILHGKVQQLPKYTSQIVGRFIKPLSNAYHELAQVYTTNNPAELRNVVNKHSETFTRDNNTGLVKQCLSSLYKKNIQRLTKTFLTLSLQDMASRVQLSGPQEAEKYVLHMIEDGEIYASINQKDGMVCFHDNPEKYNNPAMLHKIDQEMLKCIELDEKLKSMDQEITVNPQFVQKSMGSQEDDVGSKTSSYS, from the exons ATGGCTTCAGCCTTGGAGCAATTTGTGAACAATGTGCGGCAGCTCTCCGCTCAAG GCCAGATGACTCAGCTGTGTGAGTTGATCAACAAAAGTGGGGAGCTGCTGGCCAAAAATCTGTCCCACCTGGACACGGTGCTGGGGGCCTTGGACATCCAGGAGCATTCCCTGGGCGTGCTGGCTGTGCT ATTTGTGAAGTTCTCCATGCCAAACATCCCTGACTTTGAGACGCTCTTCTCCCAAGTTCAGCTCTTCATCAGTACCTGCAATGGGGAGCACATTAGATATGCAACAGACACTT TTGCTGGTCTCTGCCACCAGTTGACAAACGCCCTTGTAGAGCGGAAACAG CCATTGAGGGGTGTCGTTGTCCTAAAACAGGCAATAGACAAAATGCAGATGAACACAAACCAACTTACCTCAGTTCATGCAGACCTGTGTCAG CTGTGCTTGTTAGCAAAGTGTTTCAAGCCCGCCCTACCCTTCTTGGAGCTGGACATGATGGACATCTGTAAGGAGAACGGAGCCTACGACGCAAAGCACTTTTTATGTTACTACTACTATGGTGGCATGATCTACACAGGCCTCAAAAACTTCGAAAGAGCACTGTATTTTTATGAACAG GCAATAACCACTCCAGCCATGGCAGTGAGCCACATCATGTTGGAAGCCTATAAGAAATACATCCTGGTCTCACTCATTCTCCACGGCAAAGTGCAGCAGCTGCCCAAATACACCTCACAAATAGTAGGGAGGTTCATCAAG CCCCTGAGCAACGCATACCACGAGTTAGCTCAGGTTTACACCACCAACAACCCGGCCGAACTGCGCAACGTGGTCAACAAACACAGCGAGACCTTCACACGAGACAACAACACAGGCCTGGTCAAACAGTGCCTCTCTTCCCTCTACAAGAAGAACATCCAGAGGCTAACAAAG ACCTTCCTGACGCTGTCTTTGCAAGACATGGCGAGTCGAGTGCAGCTGTCAGGCCCCCAGGAAGCAGAGAAATACGTCTTACACATG ATTGAAGATGGTGAGATCTACGCTAGCATTAACCAAAAGGATGGTATGGTCTGCTTCCACGACAACCCCGAAAAATACAACAACCCAGCAATGCTCCACAAAATTGACCAAGAG atgtTGAAATGTATAGAGCTGGATGAGAAACTAAAGTCTATGGATCAAGAAATCACAGTAAACCCACAATTTGTGCAGAAG AGTATGGGATCGCAGGAGGATGATGTTGGTAGCAAAACATCAAGTTATTCCTGA
- the usp22 gene encoding ubiquitin carboxyl-terminal hydrolase 22 produces MSPAGCPHVNSFKVDNWKQNLRVIYQCFVWSGSAETRKRKAKSCICHMCGAHLNRLHSCLYCVFFACFAKKHIHEHAKSKRHNLAIDLLYGGIYCFMCQDYIYDKDMEQIAKEEQRKAWKMQGIGEKYSTWEPTKRELELLRHNPKRRRITSNCTIGLRGLINLGNTCFMNCIVQALTHTPLLRDFFLSDRHKCEMQSNSCLVCEMSQLFQEFYSGHRSPHIPFRLLHLVWTHARHLAGYEQQDAHEFLIAALDVLHRHCKDDNGKKANNPNHCNCIIDQIFTGGLQSDVTCQVCHGVSTTIDPFWDISLDLPGSSTPFWPLSPGGDGSALNGESHTTGATTLTDCLRRFTRPEHLGSSAKIKCSGCHSYQESTKQLTMKKLPIVACFHLKRFEHSAKLRRKITTYVSFPLELDMTPFMASSKESRMNGQYQQTVDPFNNDNKYSLFAVVNHQGTLESGHYTTFIRQHKDQWFKCDDAIITKASIKDVLDSEGYLLFYHKQFLEYE; encoded by the exons ATGAGTCCCGCAGGCTGCCCCCATGTCAACAGCTTCAAAGTGGACAACTGGAAGCAGAACCTGAGGGTTATTTATCAGTGTTTCGTATGGAGCGGCTCAGCCGAGACCAGAAAACGCAAG GCCAAGTCATGTATCTGCCACATGTGCGGCGCCCACCTCAACAGACTCCACTCCTGCCTCTACTGCGTCTTCTTCGCCTGCTTTGCCAAAAAACACATCCACGAACATGCCAAGAGCAAAAGGCATAATCTAG CTATTGACCTGCTGTACGGGGGAATTTACTGCTTCATGTGCCAAGACTACATTTACGACAAAGACATGGAACAGATTGCCAAAGAGGAACAAAGGAAAGCCTGGAAAATGCAAG GCATAGGGGAGAAGTACTCAACGTGGGAGCCCACCAAGCGGGAGCTGGAGCTGCTCCGCCACAACCCCAAGAGGAGGAGAATCACCTCCAACTGTACAATTG GCCTGCGCGGTCTGATAAACCTGGGCAACACGTGTTTCATGAACTGCATCGTCCAAGCGCTGACGCACACCCCGCTGTTGCGTGACTTCTTCCTGTCTGACCGACACAAATGCGAGATGCAGAGCAACTCCTGCTTGGTGTGTGAGATGTCGCAACTCTTCCAGGAG TTCTACTCAGGCCATCGCTCGCCACACATCCCGTTCCGCCTCCTCCACCTGGTGTGGACTCACGCCCGTCACCTGGCCGGCTACGAGCAGCAAGACGCCCACGAGTTCCTCATCGCAGCGTTGGACGTCCTGCACAGACACTGCAAAG ATGACAACGGGAAGAAAGCCAACAACCCGAACCACTGTAACTGCATCATCGACCAAATCTTCACAGGGGGCCTGCAGTCTGACGTCACCTGTCAAGTCTGcca TGGTGTCTCAACGACCATAGACCCGTTCTGGGATATCAGCCTGGACCTTCCAGGCTCCTCCACCCCCTTCTGGCCCCTCAGCCCTGGAGGAGATGGCTCAGCACTTAACGGAGAGAGTCACACCACTGGAGCCACAACGCTCACAGACTGCCTGCGCAG GTTCACCAGACCAGAGCACCTTGGCAGCAGCGCTAAGATCAAGTGCAGTGGTTGCCATAGTTACCAGGAGTCCACCAAGCAGCTGACCATGAAGAAGCTGCCCATCGTGGCCTGCTTTCACCTCAAA AGGTTTGAGCATTCAGCCAAACTACGGAGGAAGATCACAACTTATGTCTCCTTCCCTTTGGAGCTGGACATGACCCCCTTCATGGCCTCCAG taaagAGAGCAGGATGAATGGACAGTACCAGCAGACCGTGGACCCTTTCAACAATGATAACAA GTACAGCCTGTTTGCGGTGGTAAACCACCAGGGGACACTAGAGAGCGGTCATTACACCACCTTCATCCGGCAGCACAAGGACCAGTGGTTCAAATGTGACGATGCCATCATCACAAAGGCCAGCATCAAGGATGTCCTGGACAGTGAAGG GTACCTTTTGTTTTATCACAAACAGTTCCTGGAGTACGAATAg
- the LOC137172267 gene encoding tumor necrosis factor receptor superfamily member 13B, protein MGGSCPEGEYEDALVKRCLPCHMVCHQSQINSKCNNYCVSARCKALPGRFYDMLLRKCVTCHEVCGGHPPECSPHCQSLSSHERTTKLPITSAPSRPVTTKKLLIKLTSHIPNSRGLEVSTALDDSTVLLYSLLAVCMVLLLSSLSLALAVFLRGARAKTTKQGPKAANHSQERVIQPGQEVGLLSGQLERSSKDFVTNSSRPTDRDPLEDSSPTETCVCVHCFPDLTALGQGNDRPLRAPYSFNQQAVPLQAQIQNGRPSCTGESLRTTGLKAQAEAAVG, encoded by the exons TGGTCAAAAGATGTCTACCCTGTCACATGGTATGCCATCAATCACAGATTAACAGCAAATGCAACAATTACTGCG TGTCTGCACGTTGTAAGGCACTGCCTGGCCGCTTCTATGATATGCTGCTGAGGAAATGTGTGACGTGTCATGAGGTTTGTGGTGGACATCCACCAGAATGCTCCCCGCACTGCCAAA GTCTTTCATCTCATGAACGGACAACTAAGCTACCTATCACCTCAGCTCCATCACGTCCCGTGACCACTAAAAAGCTCCTGATTAAACTTACCTCACACATCCCTAATTCCAGAGGGCTTGAGGTATCGACAGCATTGGACGACTCCACTGTCCTCCTCTACTCCCTCCTTGCCGTATGCATGGTGTTGCTGCTGTCGAGCTTGTCTCTAGCCTTGGCAGTTTTTCTGCGGGGAGCCAGGGCCAAAACCACCAAACAAGGACCCAAGGCAGCTAACCACAGCCAGGAGCGTGTGATCCAGCCAGGCCAAGAGGTTGGTCTGCTGAGTGGCCAGCTGGAGCGAAGCTCTAAAG ATTTTGTAACAAATTCAAGCCGTCCCACTGACCGTGACCCTTTAGAGGATTCCAGCCCCACtgagacctgtgtgtgtgtccactgtttCCCTGATCTGACAGCACTAGGCCAGGGCAATGACAGGCCACTGAGAGCACCTTACTCTTTCAACCAGCAAGCTGTCCCCCTGCAAGCCCAGATCCAAAACGGACGTCCCTCCTGCACTGGGGAGAGCTTACGCACAACTGGACTGAAGGCACAGGCGGAGGCTGCAGTGGGATGA